One Sanguibacter keddieii DSM 10542 genomic window carries:
- the kdpB gene encoding potassium-transporting ATPase subunit KdpB: protein MNRLSWPQVRSALPGAFRKLDPRELLGSPVLLIVEIGAVASTVLAVADPSVFAATIVVWLWATVLFATLAESIAESRGKAQASSLRATQTQTTARRVDAPVETTRYTGNLLSLPTVEVASSSLAVGDVVVVRAGEVIPGDGDVIEGAASVDESAITGESAPVIRESGGDRSAVTGGTVVLSDTVVVRITAAAGSTFVDRMISLVEGSERQRTPNEIALNILLTSLTIIFLLAVVTLQPFAVYSGSRQSLLVLTALLVCLIPTTIGALLSAIGIAGMDRLVQRNVLAMSGRAVEAAGDVDVLLLDKTGTITYGNRQASDLLVAPGATIADLASAARLASLADETPEGRSVVTLVDESYAEHVATSTDDDTVVELVPFSASTRMSGIDVRDVSTQVSTSGGVPQTSIRKGAASAVRAWVHSTGGSTPDQVQTLVDGVSASGGTPLVVARQAGAGPAQVLGVIHLKDVVKTGLRERFDELRAMGIRTVMVTGDNAITARAIAEEAGVDDVLAEATPEDKLALIRREQEGGHLVAMCGDGTNDAPALAQADVGVAMNTGTSAAKEAGNMVDLDSDPTKLIEVVQIGKQLLITRGALTTFSIANDIAKYFAILPAMFMVVFPQLEVLNVMRLSSPESAIVSAVVFNALIIVVLIPLSLKGVAYRPASASTMLRRNLLVYGLGGLVAPFLGIKLIDLLASLLPGIG, encoded by the coding sequence ATGAACCGCCTGTCCTGGCCGCAGGTGCGGTCCGCCCTCCCGGGCGCCTTCCGCAAGCTCGACCCGCGCGAGCTGCTCGGGTCGCCGGTCCTGCTCATCGTCGAGATCGGCGCCGTCGCGTCGACAGTCCTCGCCGTCGCCGACCCGTCGGTCTTCGCCGCGACCATCGTCGTGTGGCTGTGGGCCACGGTGCTCTTCGCGACGCTCGCCGAGTCCATCGCCGAGAGCCGCGGCAAGGCGCAGGCGTCGTCGCTGCGTGCCACGCAGACCCAGACCACCGCCCGCCGCGTCGACGCGCCGGTCGAGACCACCCGGTACACCGGCAACCTGCTGTCGCTCCCGACGGTCGAGGTCGCGTCGTCCTCGCTCGCGGTCGGCGACGTGGTCGTCGTCCGGGCCGGCGAGGTGATCCCCGGTGACGGCGACGTGATCGAGGGTGCCGCGTCGGTCGACGAGTCGGCCATCACGGGGGAGTCCGCACCGGTCATCCGCGAGTCGGGCGGTGACCGCTCGGCCGTCACCGGCGGGACCGTGGTGCTCTCCGACACCGTGGTCGTACGCATCACCGCGGCTGCCGGGTCGACCTTCGTCGACCGCATGATCTCCCTCGTCGAGGGTTCGGAGCGTCAGCGCACCCCCAACGAGATCGCGCTCAACATCCTGCTGACCTCGCTGACCATCATCTTCCTGCTCGCCGTCGTCACCCTCCAGCCCTTCGCGGTCTACTCGGGGTCCCGGCAGTCGCTGCTCGTGCTCACGGCCCTGCTCGTCTGCCTCATCCCCACGACCATCGGCGCGCTGCTCTCCGCCATCGGCATCGCCGGGATGGACCGCCTCGTGCAGCGCAACGTGCTCGCGATGTCCGGCCGGGCCGTCGAGGCTGCGGGCGACGTCGACGTGCTGCTCCTCGACAAGACCGGCACCATCACCTACGGCAACCGGCAGGCGAGCGACTTGCTCGTCGCACCCGGTGCGACGATCGCGGACCTTGCCTCGGCAGCGCGTCTCGCCTCGCTCGCCGACGAGACGCCCGAGGGGCGCAGCGTCGTCACGCTGGTCGACGAGAGCTACGCCGAGCACGTCGCGACCAGCACCGACGACGACACCGTCGTCGAGCTCGTGCCCTTCAGCGCGAGCACGCGGATGAGCGGCATCGACGTACGAGACGTCAGCACCCAGGTCAGCACCTCGGGAGGCGTCCCGCAGACCAGCATCCGCAAGGGCGCCGCGAGCGCCGTGCGCGCCTGGGTGCACTCGACCGGGGGCAGCACGCCCGACCAGGTGCAGACGCTGGTCGACGGGGTGAGCGCGTCGGGCGGCACGCCGCTGGTGGTCGCGCGGCAGGCGGGGGCGGGACCGGCGCAGGTGCTCGGTGTGATCCACCTCAAGGACGTCGTGAAGACGGGCCTGCGCGAGCGCTTCGACGAGCTGCGGGCGATGGGCATCCGGACCGTCATGGTGACCGGTGACAACGCGATCACCGCGCGGGCCATCGCCGAGGAGGCGGGCGTGGACGACGTGCTCGCGGAGGCCACCCCGGAGGACAAGCTGGCGCTGATCCGCCGGGAGCAGGAGGGCGGTCACCTCGTGGCGATGTGCGGGGACGGCACGAACGACGCCCCGGCGCTCGCGCAGGCCGACGTCGGTGTCGCGATGAACACGGGGACGTCCGCGGCCAAGGAGGCCGGCAACATGGTCGACCTCGACTCGGACCCGACCAAGCTCATCGAGGTCGTGCAGATCGGCAAGCAGCTGCTCATCACGCGCGGGGCGCTGACGACCTTCTCGATCGCGAACGACATCGCGAAGTACTTCGCGATCCTCCCCGCCATGTTCATGGTGGTGTTCCCTCAGCTCGAGGTGCTCAACGTCATGCGGCTCTCGAGCCCTGAGTCGGCGATCGTCTCGGCGGTGGTCTTCAACGCGCTGATCATCGTGGTGCTCATCCCGCTGTCTCTCAAGGGTGTGGCGTACCGGCCCGCGTCGGCCTCTACCATGCT
- the kdpA gene encoding potassium-transporting ATPase subunit KdpA, whose protein sequence is MTMSETWTAVGQISLLVAALAAVHLPLGAYLAHVYTSPRHLRVERLGYRVMRVDADAEQRWTSYLFSLLGFSLVSLLALYAMGRLQEHLPMNLGVSAFDPAGAWNTAVSFVANTNWQWYSGEAAAGHVFQMVGLAVQNFVSAAVGISVAIALVRGFARSGTDGRVGNFWSDLTRTCVRVLLPMSLLAAVALLATGVIQSFDPHTAVQTVSGGSQHLLGGPVASQEAIKELGTNGGGFFNANSAHPLENPSPVSNLLEIFLILVIPFTLPRAFGLMVRDTRQGFAIVSVMGSLFLAGTALLTWAEMSGPGLAAQAAGGALEGKELRFGTAGSALFAAATTGTSTGAVNAMHDSLTAPGGGIATFNMLLGEIAPGGVGSGLYGMLVLAIVAVFIAGLMVGRTPEYLGKKIGRQEITLVALYILTVPLLVLVGTALAISLPAGQAGIQEAGPHGLSEVLYAMTSAANNNGSAFAGLTTATPFYNTLLGVLMLVGRFVPIALVLALAGRFASQKTVPATAGTLPTHQPLFAGLLGSVALVVVGLTFIPVLSLGPIVESLS, encoded by the coding sequence ATGACCATGAGCGAGACCTGGACAGCCGTCGGGCAGATCTCCCTGCTCGTCGCGGCCCTCGCCGCGGTGCACCTGCCGCTCGGCGCCTACCTGGCCCACGTGTACACCTCGCCGCGCCACCTGCGGGTCGAGCGCCTCGGCTACCGCGTGATGCGCGTCGACGCCGACGCCGAGCAGCGCTGGACCTCGTACCTCTTCTCGCTGCTGGGCTTCTCCCTCGTGTCCCTGCTCGCCCTGTACGCGATGGGCCGCCTGCAGGAGCACCTGCCGATGAACCTCGGCGTCAGCGCCTTCGACCCGGCGGGCGCGTGGAACACCGCGGTGTCCTTCGTGGCGAACACCAACTGGCAGTGGTACTCCGGTGAGGCGGCGGCCGGGCACGTCTTCCAGATGGTCGGCCTCGCCGTGCAGAACTTCGTCTCGGCGGCGGTCGGCATCTCGGTCGCGATCGCCCTGGTCCGCGGCTTCGCGCGGTCGGGGACGGACGGGCGGGTCGGCAACTTCTGGTCCGACCTCACCCGCACCTGCGTGCGCGTCCTGCTGCCGATGTCGCTGCTCGCTGCGGTCGCACTGCTGGCGACCGGCGTGATCCAGAGCTTCGACCCGCACACCGCGGTCCAGACGGTCTCGGGCGGTTCGCAGCACCTGCTCGGCGGCCCGGTCGCCTCGCAGGAGGCGATCAAGGAGCTCGGCACCAACGGTGGTGGATTCTTCAACGCTAACTCGGCACACCCGCTCGAGAACCCGAGCCCGGTGAGCAACCTGCTCGAGATCTTCCTGATCCTCGTCATCCCCTTCACGCTGCCGCGCGCTTTCGGCCTCATGGTGCGCGACACCCGTCAGGGCTTCGCGATCGTCTCGGTGATGGGCTCGCTGTTCCTCGCCGGGACGGCGCTGCTCACCTGGGCGGAGATGTCCGGCCCCGGCCTCGCCGCCCAGGCCGCGGGTGGTGCGCTCGAGGGCAAGGAGCTGCGCTTCGGCACGGCCGGGTCGGCGCTCTTCGCCGCAGCGACCACCGGCACGTCGACCGGCGCGGTCAACGCCATGCACGACTCGCTCACCGCGCCGGGCGGTGGGATCGCCACCTTCAACATGCTGCTGGGGGAGATCGCGCCGGGAGGTGTCGGGTCCGGCCTCTACGGCATGCTCGTCCTCGCGATCGTCGCGGTGTTCATCGCCGGGCTCATGGTCGGGCGCACGCCCGAGTACCTCGGCAAGAAGATCGGGCGGCAGGAGATCACCCTCGTCGCCCTCTACATCCTCACCGTGCCGCTGCTGGTGCTCGTCGGCACCGCCCTCGCGATCTCGCTGCCCGCCGGGCAGGCCGGGATCCAGGAGGCCGGTCCGCACGGTCTCTCCGAGGTGCTCTACGCGATGACGTCGGCGGCGAACAACAACGGCTCGGCCTTCGCCGGTCTCACCACCGCCACGCCCTTCTACAACACGCTGCTCGGCGTCCTCATGCTCGTCGGGCGCTTCGTGCCCATCGCCCTCGTGCTGGCGCTCGCGGGCAGGTTCGCCAGCCAGAAGACCGTCCCCGCGACCGCAGGCACCCTGCCCACGCACCAGCCGCTCTTCGCAGGGCTGCTCGGGTCTGTCGCGCTGGTCGTCGTCGGTCTCACCTTCATCCCCGTCCTGTCCCTCGGTCCGATCGTGGAGTCGCTCTCATGA
- a CDS encoding AbrB/MazE/SpoVT family DNA-binding domain-containing protein translates to MSTSHALSSSFATVNAQGRIVVPAGVRQALGIASGDRVEFLVDETGVRLITPRMRAMTLWAKNHGGDAGDSTRAVRASRSDDQRTASEAEQRVADRVAAETRDHDEMAAVLFADLGL, encoded by the coding sequence GTGTCAACCTCGCATGCCTTGTCATCATCTTTCGCCACTGTCAACGCGCAGGGTCGCATCGTCGTGCCTGCAGGGGTTCGCCAGGCCCTCGGCATCGCCAGCGGCGACCGGGTGGAGTTCCTCGTCGACGAGACAGGAGTCCGGCTGATCACGCCCCGCATGCGAGCGATGACGTTGTGGGCGAAGAACCACGGTGGAGACGCCGGAGACTCGACCCGCGCTGTGCGTGCGTCCCGCTCGGACGACCAGCGCACAGCCTCCGAGGCAGAGCAGCGCGTCGCCGACCGCGTCGCTGCGGAGACTCGGGACCACGACGAGATGGCGGCTGTCCTCTTCGCCGATCTCGGCCTGTGA
- a CDS encoding PIN domain-containing protein, whose translation MTAVCLDTSVVATWVLQERGWQVVDALLVRPDVEPVLPGPVLTELVELVRRKGNEATGAEIRDALTSFGARVEHPTDDDLLRAAELIEVGKAHPGPQGETLSLGDALVLAVTERLGTSVVTRDTYWHLLASDGQTTAKVATL comes from the coding sequence GTGACCGCCGTCTGCCTGGACACCTCGGTCGTGGCGACCTGGGTGCTCCAGGAGCGCGGATGGCAGGTCGTCGACGCGCTGCTCGTCAGGCCCGATGTCGAACCAGTCCTGCCGGGTCCCGTCCTGACAGAGCTCGTCGAGCTCGTCCGGCGCAAGGGGAACGAGGCGACGGGCGCCGAGATCCGCGACGCCCTCACATCCTTCGGGGCGCGTGTCGAGCACCCGACCGACGACGACCTGCTCCGCGCCGCCGAGCTCATCGAGGTCGGCAAGGCCCACCCCGGGCCCCAGGGCGAGACGCTCTCGCTCGGAGACGCACTCGTCCTCGCCGTGACAGAGCGCCTCGGGACGAGTGTGGTGACCCGAGACACGTACTGGCACCTGCTCGCGTCAGACGGGCAGACGACCGCCAAGGTCGCGACTCTCTGA